In Leptospira congkakensis, one DNA window encodes the following:
- a CDS encoding Maf family protein, giving the protein MFILKSTSPRRIQILTDLGFLFQVTPANIDESQNNQEPTLRYLERMVHSKLGQDIEPNHLYLAADTIVVFQNEILHKPTDLEDAVRILQTLSGKKHSVFSGAGLQTETKIDFFYEETVIQFKNWNEDEIRDYILRCQPFDKAGSYGIQDTNGPVLERVGSYTNVMGFPLRSFFARSSVWLPYWERSFKRRG; this is encoded by the coding sequence TTGTTTATACTCAAATCGACATCGCCAAGACGGATCCAAATACTGACTGACCTCGGTTTTTTGTTCCAAGTAACACCAGCAAACATTGACGAGTCTCAAAATAACCAGGAACCAACCCTTCGGTATTTAGAACGAATGGTTCACTCAAAATTAGGACAAGATATAGAGCCTAACCATCTCTATTTGGCCGCTGATACCATAGTTGTATTCCAAAATGAAATTTTGCACAAACCCACTGACTTGGAAGATGCGGTTCGCATTCTGCAAACACTCTCCGGGAAAAAACATTCAGTATTTTCGGGCGCTGGTCTACAAACTGAAACAAAGATTGATTTCTTCTATGAAGAAACCGTCATTCAATTTAAGAATTGGAATGAGGATGAAATAAGAGATTATATTTTACGATGCCAACCATTTGATAAAGCAGGTTCTTATGGAATTCAGGATACAAACGGGCCTGTTTTAGAGCGGGTTGGATCGTATACAAATGTGATGGGATTTCCACTCCGAAGTTTTTTCGCACGTTCTTCGGTGTGGTTGCCTTATTGGGAAAGGTCTTTTAAGCGTAGAGGTTAA
- the holA gene encoding DNA polymerase III subunit delta, which yields METKKSQAREFSSLFQLFKTQTSNLPQFFAYTGEDSYEFELIIDHYKEALSKSAGAYEIILIVSESGEQAKLFAELFTPDMFYPRKLIIVKQAAALFKPILDTKATQEWKDFASGFRKNITAVSDEIFLIVHYDGKDIPQSLVQLFQGTLNYYKTKFLYPSDYPKVFKEVCDQEQVHFEPNAADEFIHRIPANVGAYLKSVKKLKQYLHRSKFTIEDVNSVLFSQNELNTNVLVETLVQKRKVDFFKEFTKFGDQNSEILSFLTRLSYKLDEIRKIKVIRARHNGEVPIPIMDELLKTGSYSDARKNFVRRQLVSDSALFTDKILDEFYDQVIEMNIKFKSGLRDDEGRNYFLQKIMHLFSLLQERSSK from the coding sequence ATGGAAACAAAAAAATCACAAGCGAGAGAATTTAGCTCTCTTTTCCAACTATTCAAAACCCAGACTAGTAACCTTCCGCAATTTTTTGCCTATACGGGGGAAGATTCCTATGAATTTGAACTCATCATTGATCATTACAAAGAAGCCCTTTCGAAATCTGCGGGAGCCTATGAGATCATTTTGATTGTTTCTGAATCAGGAGAACAGGCAAAACTTTTTGCCGAGTTATTCACACCTGATATGTTTTACCCAAGAAAACTCATCATTGTCAAACAAGCAGCCGCTCTTTTTAAACCCATTCTCGATACAAAGGCGACACAAGAATGGAAAGACTTTGCTTCTGGATTTCGTAAAAATATAACAGCTGTTTCCGATGAAATTTTTCTCATTGTTCATTACGATGGAAAAGACATTCCGCAAAGTTTGGTCCAACTCTTTCAAGGAACCTTAAACTATTACAAAACTAAGTTTTTATATCCAAGTGATTATCCAAAAGTATTCAAAGAAGTTTGTGACCAAGAACAAGTGCATTTTGAACCCAATGCTGCCGATGAATTCATCCATCGAATTCCTGCAAATGTGGGAGCTTACCTTAAAAGTGTAAAAAAACTAAAACAATATCTTCATCGTTCCAAATTTACAATCGAAGATGTTAACTCAGTTCTCTTTAGTCAAAATGAACTCAATACGAATGTCCTCGTAGAAACATTGGTTCAAAAACGAAAGGTTGATTTTTTTAAAGAATTCACAAAGTTTGGTGACCAAAACTCAGAGATACTTAGTTTCTTAACTAGACTCAGTTACAAACTGGATGAAATTCGTAAAATCAAAGTCATTCGCGCAAGGCACAATGGTGAAGTTCCCATTCCTATCATGGATGAACTTTTAAAGACAGGAAGTTATTCAGATGCCAGAAAAAATTTCGTAAGAAGACAATTGGTTTCTGATTCTGCTTTATTTACAGATAAAATTTTAGATGAGTTTTATGACCAAGTGATTGAAATGAATATTAAATTCAAATCGGGTCTTCGTGACGACGAAGGAAGGAATTATTTTTTGCAGAAAATTATGCACCTCTTCTCTTTACTTCAAGAAAGATCCTCTAAATGA
- a CDS encoding helix-turn-helix domain-containing protein, with amino-acid sequence MSSKRSKSISEWICNGSDIQKIRNQWIETSNSKLPMLIIGDRGVGKSFWIQKSLEQKNISPNSTISLDFSYPFSFTEALEKIKSSKQIVTILIDHMTKAKPEEVLLLQQWWKSEKYEEKSKVNLYWEIHSEELEILNQKNVYADFYDQLKSFRFELPNLKKRISELPLFVSQFLEEANADLGKKITGLEEEFFVFFKNKTFTSNLSELRDMLFALVGFSSGKQLHWKHIPSHFFENNLGELEVKPGISLETYEKEIIKANLIYTKGNREKAAKLLGISERNLYRKLHEYHLEDLS; translated from the coding sequence GTGTCATCAAAAAGAAGTAAATCCATTTCAGAATGGATTTGTAATGGATCCGATATCCAAAAGATTCGCAACCAGTGGATTGAAACTTCAAATTCTAAATTACCGATGTTAATCATTGGAGATAGAGGTGTAGGGAAAAGTTTTTGGATTCAAAAAAGTTTAGAACAAAAAAATATTTCTCCAAATTCAACCATTAGTTTAGATTTTTCCTACCCGTTTTCTTTTACAGAAGCCTTAGAAAAAATCAAATCTTCCAAACAGATTGTTACCATTTTGATTGATCATATGACAAAGGCAAAACCAGAAGAAGTTTTGTTATTACAACAATGGTGGAAGTCTGAAAAATACGAAGAAAAATCCAAAGTCAATTTGTATTGGGAAATTCATTCTGAAGAACTCGAAATCCTAAACCAAAAGAATGTATATGCAGATTTTTATGATCAATTAAAGTCCTTTCGTTTTGAACTTCCCAATCTTAAAAAAAGAATTTCTGAATTACCCTTATTTGTTTCTCAATTTTTAGAGGAAGCAAACGCAGATCTTGGAAAAAAGATTACTGGTTTGGAAGAAGAGTTTTTTGTTTTTTTTAAAAACAAAACGTTTACATCCAATCTTTCTGAACTACGTGATATGTTATTCGCACTAGTTGGTTTTTCATCCGGCAAACAATTACATTGGAAACATATCCCATCTCATTTTTTCGAGAACAACCTGGGTGAGTTGGAAGTAAAACCTGGAATCAGTTTGGAAACTTATGAAAAAGAAATCATCAAAGCCAATTTGATCTATACAAAAGGAAACAGAGAAAAAGCAGCAAAACTTCTAGGTATATCCGAAAGAAATTTATATCGCAAATTACATGAATATCATTTAGAGGATCTTTCTTGA
- a CDS encoding LIC10012 family protein, whose protein sequence is MSRCSFRIFYTLTLVFIACFPQIIFGKEISILPAYISGEVPPVLGSRREAGFELSRLSRHYLKRNFFTEITDPKLVESFLNESEWNEEAELKDQDLYSYCNEWDSHFVVQDQIDFGNPILVKSVIFNCKNQTRQTIQSKLISNFVLAYEKHNEKSFRFLPPRFYEKKNKVAPNYEINVFIDINSSYAYYKKDILKSLTSMYDQDGLFLGVTLVKKDKIVTIPPTKEHFEIKKLMEETGWQGNNQSESILSALQGLKSKISSGKKESRKLFLLLSSSVKDKSGSIIMALNDLRHMEIEPVLLVPNHSELSTIRELQRIGKASNSRVVGITEYQKIGTSEGYEYLYLNQFNVYSSIEELQMPFNWNQNQVKKFDASLVRAAVDVITPYNLYLAYEKISDKRVLEKEEIKTDLEYILRTESNTDQTEKDRFQTVLVESKGEAIWIQLPYDVAVTKGKEYLIQTTFVLDPLSTWGVKNAPAETNLLKINTTYPKTLMVKPSQAKKFLDTNKIREFNGYLQGTVSVIKKK, encoded by the coding sequence ATGTCTCGCTGTTCTTTCCGCATTTTCTACACACTAACCCTCGTTTTTATTGCGTGCTTCCCGCAAATTATTTTTGGGAAAGAAATTTCTATTTTACCAGCTTATATTTCGGGCGAAGTTCCACCAGTTTTAGGATCTAGAAGAGAGGCGGGATTTGAATTGTCCCGTCTTTCACGACATTATCTCAAACGGAATTTTTTTACTGAAATCACAGATCCAAAACTTGTAGAAAGTTTTTTAAATGAATCAGAGTGGAACGAAGAGGCAGAGTTAAAAGATCAAGATTTGTATTCTTATTGTAACGAATGGGATTCTCATTTCGTGGTTCAAGATCAGATTGATTTTGGAAATCCCATACTTGTTAAATCCGTAATTTTTAATTGTAAAAACCAAACGAGACAAACCATTCAATCCAAACTCATTTCAAATTTTGTTTTGGCATACGAAAAACATAACGAAAAAAGTTTTCGATTTTTGCCTCCACGTTTTTATGAAAAGAAAAACAAAGTTGCTCCTAACTATGAAATTAATGTTTTTATCGATATCAATTCCTCTTATGCCTATTACAAAAAAGACATTTTAAAAAGTTTAACTTCCATGTATGATCAAGATGGATTGTTTTTGGGTGTGACCCTTGTGAAAAAGGATAAAATCGTTACCATTCCTCCTACAAAAGAACATTTTGAAATTAAAAAATTAATGGAAGAGACTGGCTGGCAAGGAAATAACCAGTCCGAATCGATTTTATCCGCCTTACAAGGATTAAAGTCTAAAATTTCCTCTGGGAAAAAAGAATCTAGAAAATTATTTTTACTACTTTCCTCTTCGGTAAAAGATAAGTCAGGCTCTATCATTATGGCACTAAATGATTTACGTCATATGGAAATCGAACCGGTTTTATTAGTACCAAACCATTCGGAACTAAGTACCATTAGAGAATTACAAAGGATTGGTAAGGCAAGTAACAGTCGAGTTGTAGGAATTACGGAATACCAAAAAATTGGAACCTCGGAAGGATATGAATATCTTTATCTAAACCAATTCAATGTATATTCCTCTATAGAAGAATTACAGATGCCTTTCAATTGGAACCAAAACCAAGTCAAAAAGTTTGATGCCTCTTTGGTTCGAGCCGCAGTGGATGTGATCACTCCATACAACCTTTATCTAGCTTATGAAAAAATATCCGATAAACGTGTTTTGGAAAAAGAAGAAATCAAAACTGATTTGGAATATATACTTCGAACAGAATCCAATACAGACCAAACAGAAAAAGATAGATTTCAAACAGTTCTTGTAGAATCAAAAGGGGAAGCCATTTGGATCCAGTTGCCCTACGATGTAGCTGTAACAAAAGGAAAAGAGTATTTGATCCAAACTACATTTGTCCTTGATCCTCTTTCTACTTGGGGAGTCAAAAACGCTCCTGCCGAAACAAATTTATTAAAGATCAATACAACATATCCAAAAACTCTTATGGTAAAACCTTCACAGGCAAAAAAGTTCTTAGATACGAACAAAATTAGAGAATTTAATGGTTATTTGCAAGGGACAGTGAGTGTCATCAAAAAGAAGTAA
- a CDS encoding lipoprotein LipL21 — protein sequence MKKSLIVCASLIAFVVSCGSNDGGRRDATTVGKNGWIFEGWACAPDAAAAKRGESPAEYCKGKEKEYDYLYMKFSARASDKAIKANSVAMKQSTCREAARLQVAGDGLKKILGEYLEQASGVSDGQSTGSVIVSESKGIIKGVGVYDCCSLNNDTGICANVGEPETWEECQCVGYLRYAGGQKALEAKATAAQ from the coding sequence ATGAAGAAATCGCTTATCGTATGTGCCTCTCTAATCGCATTTGTTGTATCTTGCGGATCCAATGATGGAGGCAGAAGAGACGCTACGACCGTAGGTAAAAATGGTTGGATTTTCGAAGGTTGGGCTTGTGCACCTGACGCCGCTGCTGCAAAACGTGGTGAAAGTCCTGCTGAGTATTGCAAAGGGAAAGAGAAAGAATACGATTATCTTTACATGAAATTTTCTGCGCGTGCTTCTGACAAAGCTATCAAAGCTAATTCAGTTGCAATGAAACAATCCACTTGCCGTGAAGCAGCTCGTCTTCAAGTTGCAGGTGATGGTTTGAAAAAAATCTTAGGTGAATACTTAGAACAAGCATCCGGTGTATCTGATGGTCAATCCACAGGTTCCGTTATTGTTTCTGAATCAAAAGGAATCATCAAAGGTGTTGGAGTTTATGACTGCTGCTCACTTAACAACGATACAGGAATTTGCGCAAATGTTGGCGAACCTGAGACTTGGGAAGAATGTCAGTGTGTTGGATACTTGCGTTATGCGGGTGGACAAAAAGCTCTGGAAGCAAAGGCAACTGCAGCTCAGTAA
- a CDS encoding PilZ domain-containing protein yields MADSKQSIFSDSYSKYGGVKQKRKDARVKLDVPCTVELVKSKNTPVTGHLSDLGTGGLAFQTTAIFYEGDQVKVQFSLHQNPLEIIGTVHRTAGKTTSVIFQPLAAAEHKIVQEFIHKHYFDPKLKK; encoded by the coding sequence ATGGCAGATTCAAAGCAGTCAATATTCTCTGATAGTTATAGTAAGTATGGTGGCGTAAAACAGAAACGTAAAGATGCACGTGTAAAGTTAGATGTACCTTGCACAGTGGAACTTGTGAAATCTAAAAACACACCAGTGACTGGACATCTTTCTGATTTAGGAACTGGTGGCCTTGCTTTCCAAACAACGGCAATTTTTTATGAAGGGGACCAAGTAAAGGTTCAATTTTCCCTCCATCAAAATCCTTTAGAGATCATTGGAACGGTGCATAGAACAGCAGGTAAAACAACTTCTGTAATTTTCCAACCTTTGGCAGCGGCAGAACATAAGATTGTCCAAGAATTCATTCACAAACACTACTTTGATCCAAAACTAAAAAAGTAA